Part of the bacterium genome, GTGAACTCCACGAGGTTAAGCGCGTGCTCGTGCTGGGACCATCCTCCACCGTGATCGAGCAGGGCCTGACGGATAAGTTCAAGGAATTGTTATACGGCGCCCGGGGCGCGGAACTGAGGGAGAAACTCCCTGAACGGTATCGGAGCCGGGTGGTCAAACTCCTGAATTCCAACGATCCGATCGAGGACGGCTCCGTGGTGATCGAAAATATCAACGCCATCTATGGACAGGAAAATAATTCTATTGGTGATACGTTGTTTGCCGGGGAGGGTGATGTACTGGTGTTGAGTGACGAGGTCCACCACGCTTACTCGCATCTTGATTTCTCCGGCGATGCCCTGTCGTTTGACTTTGAGGAGGGGAAGGAAGGCAAGGGTGACGATCGCGATGAACGGTTGTGGATGAAATTCCTGCGCGGTGAGCCCCGCATCAAACGGCATATCGGTTTTACCGGTACGCCTTACAGTGATAACGATTACTTTTTGGACGTTTTGTACGAGTATTCCATCAAAGATGCCACCGATGAGAAGAAGGTGAAGTGGGTGAATCCCATTCTGCACACCGAAACCGATGAGGGCGAGGCGGAACTCACCAAACTCCAGCGGTTCGAGCAGATCCTGAAAACCCACGCCGAAAATCGTTTGAAGTATCGATATGCAGACAAGAAGGGCCGGTCGCGCCTGAAGCCCATCACCGTTTTCATCTGCAAGGCGACCACCTCGGCCCGGAACAATGCCGATGAATTTATCAAGGTATTAGCCGATTACCTCAAGGAGGGGGACCCTGCCTGTAAGGCGCTACCACGCGCCGCCCTGGAGCAACTGGCGCGTGAGAAGGTCATTTGTGTGACCAGCAAACTCGGAGATGCCGATTACCAGGAAAAACTTGAGGAGATCGAGCAACTTGACCCGGCCAAGACCGGTGGGCAGGTGGAGTTCATTTTTGCCGTCAACAAACTTTCCGAAGGCTGGGATGTGGACAATGTGTTCCAGATCGTGCCCATGGAAGAGCGGGTATTTAACTCCAAGTTGCTGATATCCCAGGTATTGGGACGGGGCTTGCGAATCCCGCGCCAGGTGCCATGGGTGGATATTCAGCAGAACTTTCCGGTCGTGACTGTGACGAACCATGAGAAATTTGCCCACCACATCACCGAGTTGCTCGATGAAGTGACCGAGTGCGAAACCCGTTTTGTGTCCGAGGTATTCCCTGATTCCGAAAAGGAGCGGGCCAAATATCATTTCAACGTGTTCAATCTGGAATATCATCCATCGGTTCGCATTGAGCCCCGATCGGAAGAAGAGAAAAGTGGGCCGGCCGGTTCACGCAGACTTGAGCTGACGCCCTGTACCGAGAAACTGGACGTCAAGGTGGTATACCGGGAAGACACCCGCCGTGATTCAGTTCGGCAACATTATCTTTTCAATCTCCTGCGCCCCACAGATTATCCAGGCTGGTTTAGTAGGTTGAAAAATGGATTGGCGGTGGTGGGGTGATTCCCCCGGGGAACAGGTGAGGTAGGAAGTATCAATCATGAGCATGATTCTGAAAGAAAGACACATAACAGCGGTGGATATGCCCCACGTGCGGCAATCGTTGAAACTTGTTTGCCAAAAATGCGGCGTAAAGCAGTTGTATGATGTTGGGACGATTTTCTTGAGTGATGCAGGAAATAACAACGAACGGTTCCAGTTCACCAACTACTTCCGGTGCTCGCATTGCGATAGCCCGGGCCCCTTTGAGGTTGCTGATTATTTGAAGGTCATTGGGGCGATCATGGCCGGGAAAGTTCGTAAAAATCCAAAGGTGTATTCGGGGCGGGCACAGTTGTTCGACGGGACGGCGCATCAGACTCTGGCCATGTCCGAGGAATACTTGAAGGGAGTGATCGCCAAGGATCCGGATAATGCATTTTTACACGTGCGATTGGGCAACCTTCAGCGGGCCTGCAGGCGTGAGAGTATCGCAATTGAATGTTATGAGAGAGCCGTGGGCCTTGATCCACACGAGTTGGAAGCGCTTACCTCTTTGGAAGAATTATCGATAAAGCGTGAGGACTACAGATCTGCTTTGCGACATGCCAGGGCGATTCTGGATGCCATTGAAACGGGGCGGCGAGCCGAGACTGATGAACTTACGCGCGGGATACTGTCCGCTACGCTTTATCTGATGAACGAGCATGAAGATGATTTTCGTGCTGCATGGGACGGGGAAACGGAAGATTTCCGTGATTCAAAAAGTGGTCAAATATTGCATGAGTATATGGAGATAGGCAGCGGTCTCGACAAACGGGTGCAGTTGTTCGTGAATACCGCTTTGGGTGAGGATCTGGATGAGGAAGAATTCGAAGACGACGATGATTTTGCTTTATCCGAAGAGTTGGACGCGGATGAGGATTCTGGGGCGCGCTGGAAGGATCCAAAATCGTGCCCAGTTGAAATGGAGGCGTCATTGGGGGCTGTGGTCACTAACTCCAGTCTTGATTGGGCTGGTTTGCGTTTGGACCTGCCTGCGCAAGAGGATGGAGGCGTGGCGATCACATCGAGAAACAGTATCAGTCTGACAGATGGTGCGCGCTGTGGATTGTGGACTGTGCCGTCGTTACGGGCGTTATTTCGCGGGAATCGGCAAGCACCACAGGAATCGGCAATGGAGCAATATCCAGCTGAATACGTAGATCTGTTTTACTGTGTTGAGTTTTGCGCCTCAATGATTTTGGACGCTGACCGGGATCCGACAGACGAAGAGTTTATTGAGATTTACTCAACGATGCGGCGGCGGCCCGACGGAAAGAGGTTAGGGGTATTGCACGATGTCGTCTGGCAATCCGCCTGTCTGGCACTAGGCATGGTGAAATACAGTGAATCAGAATACGGCGCGGTCTTCGGACAGTTGACTCGTTCCGTCCGGCATTACCGCACCGGCCCTTCTTCGCGTAACTACATTAGTTATTTGCGTTTGAACTTTAATCGCTGAATTATTCAGTATACGCCTATCCAGTTGGTCATTTCTCGGAATTACCGCAGCAATTATTGCGTCTACCCGCGAATTTATGGAGGGGCAGCCTCTTTTACGTCCTCTGTTTCCGATATAGTGAGGGGCTCTTCCACCGGCACAGCCTCTGATGTGGGTTCCACTATGATGGCCGGTTCCGGAAGTGGCGGCGGTATTGGCTCTGTAATCACGACCGGTGTCGGGGCTACAGGGTGCTGGCGGTTCAATCACGGGCGTGGGCATCGGCGGCTCGGATTCTTGCGCCGGAGGAGGTTGAATAGGTGCGGTTGGTGTGACGACTGATTGGAACGGATGGCTGACGGGATGCTGCAGGGCCATGACAATGCGCGCCTGTACCGCGCTTTTCGGCGCGAGGGGAAACTCTTCATCGCGGGCTCTAACGCGCAGATCTTCCGGGTGGACGACGACGGCGACCGCCTGACGCCAGTCACGGGCTTCCATCTGCAGGCGCGACATTATGAAAAACACCTGCGCGGTCCACTCAAGGAATGGATGGAGCAAGGGAAACAGAGCTATTTGTGGATCGACGCCGATGGTGATGGTCGGGCCCAGCGCGGGGAGGTGCAATACTCCGGCGCCGGCCCGTGGATATGTCTGCCCCATTGGGATGCCAACGGGATGTATGCCGTCGTCGGCAAGGCCGTGCAGCACTGGCCGATCACGAGCGTCAACTCGGCGGGGTCGCCGGTGCTCGGCGAGTTCCCGGCCGGCAAGACGCTGCTGAAGCTGCCGCCTCGTGTGAAAAGCATTGAACCCCGGTGGGCCTCCTACATCACCGCAGATCCGCAAGGTGGCTGGTATGTGGCCATCAACGATTCGATGAAGAACTGGGGCCATAGTTCGGATTCCTTCCTGATCGCCTACAACGCCGACGGAACCCAGCGCTGGATCACCCCGGGCAAGACCGGCGGCACGCCCCAGTCGCACCTCGCGCCGGGCGAGATCGGGTGCTTCCGGCGCATTGCCGGCACGACGCATGGCTTTCGCATTCTTGGCAATGGTCGCGTAGCCCGCGTCACCGGCGAGATCGAGGCCTACCAGACCGGCTGGCACGCCTTCTCGGCCGACGTCTATCCGCCCAAGACCCGCTACCGCATCGCCGGCGTCGAACTGGGGCGGTATTCCTTCAACGAGGTCTACATGGAAGCCGGCAAGCGGTATCCGGTGGAGATTGTTTATGATGCGGAACAGACCCACCCGACGACGAACCAGGGCATCCGGCTGAAATGGGCGACGCCGCGCGGCACCTGGCCGGGGGCGATCACGTCCATTCCGGTCAGTCAGTTGTATGCGCCCCCGCCAGGCGCAAAATAGGGCAATGAATAACGTTCCTGAAATAATCTAGACATGCTCTTGGAAGAGCCACGCCTTATCAGGCGCGGCTACGTAGCCGCCGCTGATAAGCGGTGGCCGGATCCTGTCTAGATTATTATAAGAATGCATATATAAAGACGGATAAAATGCTCGCTGGTTGGGTGGAACATATCGAAGGTCTCCTCGGTGGACTGCGGTAAAAAGCGAAACTAGCGAAAGGTTTATCGTTTGAGGGCTGACCCGAATGGCGCGATCCCTGTGGGAAGCACGATAAGCGGCCGCGGTCGGCGCCCGCGTCACAGGTCGGCGCGGGCGAACTGCCGACGGTAGGCCATGGGTGATTGGCCTTCGTGGCGCCGGAAGACGGTGGCCAGCCGTTCGGGGCTGCTGAACCCCGTGCGGGCGGCGATGGTTTTGATCGGCAATTGCGTTTCGGTCAGCAACCGCTTGGCGCGGACGATCCGGACCTTGCGCAGGCTTCGCTGGGGACTGGCGCCCATGCACTTCACAAATCGCCGCTCCAGCGTGCGCTGGCCGAGGCCCACGCTCCGCGCCAGGTCATTCACGCTGATGGGCTCGTGGGCGTGTTCCTGAATGTATCGCACCGCGGTCGCTACGTCCGGGTCGGTGGCGGCGACGATGGCCGACGAACGCCGTTCGACGACGCCCGTGGGCGGAATGAGGATGGGCAGGGTGGGGGGCGGTTCGCCGTTCAACAACCGTCTTAGCAACGCCGCCCCCTCGAACCCGATCTTTTCCCACGGCACGGCGACGCTCGAGAGCGGCGGATCACACGCCTCGCACATCAACTCGTCATTATCGACTCCAATGATCGCGACTTGTTCCGGCACGCGCACGCCCTGAAGCCGGCAGGCAGTGGCAATTTCCCGGCTCCAGATATCCGTGCTGCAAACACCGACCGGTTTGGGGAGGGTCCGGATCCAGGCCCCGAGCACGTGATCCGCGTCCACCCACCCGTCCCTCAACCGGCGTAGTTCGACCGGCATGGTGATGTCTTTGAAATGGCAGACGCCGCCGCCGCGCGTGAACACCTCGCGCAAACCAGCCTCCCGCTCTTTGCACCAAGGGCGGGGGAAGCGTGGATAGGCCAGATGGCGAAATCCGCGTTCAAGGAAATGTGACGCGATCATGCGGCCCACGGCCCCGTGATCCACCCCCACAAACGGCCCCCGCGCGCCATCCGTGCAGAGCGTTACCAGCGGGATGCCGAGCCGCAGATAGGGCGTTTGATGCTGGTGTTCATAGTGCAAGATCAGGCCGTCCGGCCGCCACCGCCGCAAGTGTTGGATGGTGGCGCTGGTGGGCGGCCCGATTCGGGTAATCCACGACGTTTGTGACTGGGCGAACTCGATCACCCCGCGCAGCATCCCGCGCGTGTAACCTTCCGTCAGCCCGGTGACAATCGCGACTTTGTGACTCGGTCTCATATGTAAGTACACCCTACCACGGACACAATCCTCTGTCGCGAAAAAACAGAAGGTTGACGCATAACGACAGGTACAAGACTGACGAAGTGTGTTAGTATTAAAAGCGTAAGTAGATGTCGGGAACGACAACAAACTGTAAGGGATTCTGAACGCGAGCATCAAAGGAGAAACATGAAAAAGACAAACACGGACACAAGAAGCACCCCGCAACGCCTCATGCTGTTTGGGTTGATGGCATTGGTCATGTTCGGCGCGGGTCGCACGGTTCGCGCGACGCTCATCACGAACGCTGTCATTGATGTGACCGACTATAGCAGTAGCTACATCAACGGCAGCGATCAGCGCGTCACCCGCAACACCTTGGACGGCATCCTTACGCCGCCGGCACAGACGAACTGGGAGACGGCGAACGCCGAAGCGAATAACCCGAGTATCACGTATTTCCTCAACAACCTCTACACGCTGAACTCGATCACCATCTACAACGGGACCGATGGTGGTTCATCGCGTGCCTTCTCGAACACGCTGATCGAAGTCTCCAGCGACTGGGGTAAGACCTGGGCGACGCAATCCATCCAGAATCTGACGTCGACGGCTTATCCCACGACCAACCCGGGGCAGGCGGTGTCGAACACCCCTGTCAACGCCACTCAGGTTCGCATCACGCAACTGAGCGCAAATAAAATTAACGTTGGGCTTGCGGAAGTGCAGTTCGACGCCAGTCGGAATCTGACCAAGAGCAGTCTAATCACCGGCGTCACCGCTACGGCCTCGTCGTATTACGGTGGTCGCGTGCCCAACAACTGTTGTGATGGGTTGAACAAGTTCACAACCGATGCCGAGCTACAGTGGTTGTCCAGCGCTGAGCCACTCCCATGGATTACCTTTAATCTGGGTAGCATCAAGACCGTGAACCACCTGACGATCTACAACCAAAATACGCCAGGTTACATCCGTGATGTCGCGACTTTTGTCATTTCCAATTCGCTGGATGGGGTCACGTACACCCCCGTCACGAATCCCTTGGACGGCACGACGACGTTTTCCATTAAGACTTCGAGGGGCACCGACGCATCCGGCAACGCGGTGTACTTGGGCAACATCCAGGCGAAATATCTGAAATTGAAGACCCTGACGAAATATGGCGCCGACAACTACACCGGTTTGTCGGAGGTCGAATTCTGGATCGCGCCTCGCAGGGGGTCGATGGTCACCATTCAGTGAAGGAGGAACTGCATTCATGTGATTGTCGTCAAATTTCGATATAAACGGAGGGGGCTATGAATAGACTGCGTATAATCGGGGCGGTGTTGATCGGTGCCTTAGGGTTGCTGGCACCCGCCCGGGCTGGGTTTATCGATCACAATTTCGATGCGGATCCCTTCACCAATGGCGCCACGTTCGTGACAGCGGTGGGGCAGTGGCAGGCATCCGATGCGGGCGTGATGGTGGTGAATACAAAATACGTCTCTCCCAGCAATTCCGTCTTGATTCCCACGCGATCTGTCTTGACGAATACTGTGGCGGTGACGAATGCGGGTGTTGTGTGGACGGATTTCCGGATCACGCCGTTCCTTGGGGAGGTGTATGATTTGAGCGCCACCAGCGGTGTCTCTGTCCTCCAGTACTTTGGGCTCGATGGGTATCTCATGGTATGGACTAACGGGGGGTGGTTGACCTGCAGTAATGACGTCTGGGGCCAGCCGGTGTCGAAGGTTTCCACCAGCGCCTTTGCGGACATTTCCGTCTATCAGAACTTCCCGAGCCAGACGGTGGCGATCCTGGTCAACGACCGGGTGGTGGTTCAGGATCTTCCGTTCCTGAATCCCTTCAACGATTACGGCTCATTCAGGTATAACGAGGCGGATGGCGATGCCTGGCTGGATGATGTCCGGATCCAGGCAACCTATGACCCTGCGCGCCTGACCCATGACCGCAATGGCGACACGATGGCTGACGGCAACGAACTCCAGACCTACGGCTATGTGGCGCGGATCCAGTATGTGGGCAGTGGTTCCGGGTATCCCTGTTATGGCACCATTCAGGCGGCGCTGAACGCCTGGCGTGCCCGGGATGCGCTCTACGTCTATGCCGGGCAGTATGCGGAGAATGTTACCGTTTCCAGCAGCATGACGTTTGGTAGGCAAGCCTTTACCAACAGCGGTAGTCTGACGATCGGGGCGGGGATGAACGTGGTGTTTCAAGGCGCGACGGTGTGGAGTAATATTACCATTGGCGCGAATGCCCAGGTGGCGTTCGATCAGGCCATGACATGCAGCAATCTCTCCGTGAGTGCGAATGCCGCTGTGACCTTCGGCGGTTCTGTGAACGTCGGTTCAGCCACGGTCCTCGGTTCCGTTCAGGTCTCCGGCGCCAGCACCGTGACCGTGGCAACAGTCCTGAGCGTGCCAACCAATGGAACCGGGCACCTCGACTTTTCCGGTGGGCGGTTGCTCGTTACGTCGGCTGGGGTTGACATGACCGGAACCTTCAGCATCACCAATACATGGGGTACGCAGGCGACGGCGGGGTTGGATTTCATTGATGACTTCGAACTCTATGCGGATGGCACCCAGATGGCTAATCTGGGATTCCGTGGGTGGGGAGCTTCAAGTACGGGGATTCTGGTCAGGGATGGGCAAGGGGTCGCGAATTCGACAGCGGCACTGATGCCGGCGAATGCGACCCTCTCCAATCGGGTTGCCGCGGCAAGCACTGCCAAAGTTTGGACTGATTACTATATTCGTCCGTCGTGGGGTGAGGCCCCCTTTGCGTTCGACACGAATCGTTACACCTTCCTGAGCTACGTTGGGCCGGATGGGTACCTGAATGTGTGGAACGCGGGGAACTGGGCGGTCTGCAGCAATTACCTGGATGGGAGCGGTCCCGTAGACCCGCTGGCCACAGGTTCCTACACCCGTGTTTCGGTGTTCCTGAACTATGAGAGCTATCGAGCGTCTGTATTCGTTGGCGGTAAGTTGGTGCTTCAGCAGGTGCCATTCCCTGCTGGTGGGGCGATTACTAATTACAACAGTTTCCAGGGCGATAGTCTGGATGGCAACCTTGCGCTCGACAATATCCGGATCACCACGGGTGTTCCGTCCGGGTTATCCAGGGCGCAAGAGATTCAATTGTACGACGGGTTGATGTCGGGAAGCGTATTCAAGATCCGGTGAGGATTGGGTTGTATTCTTACTCCTAATCGTAATCTAATTGTAATCGTAATCATTTCCGGGGCAGTCGATTACGATTACGATTAGGTCGCGCCAGGATAAGGACAGCGCGAAGGGAGGTTGTTAGAGAAATAAGGAGATAACTGACAACTGAAATTGGCGATGGGAATCCAGCGGGTAAGACAAATCCCGTCCGGTAGAGTTTGCCAAGCAACTGGAAGCCAGCCTTGCCCGTGTAGGGAAAGCCGAATTGGGAAGCTTAGGCGGTGGGTGCTGAAGCCGTGTGAGTAGGGTGGATTGAGGCTTGAATTCTTGAACCCCATCCCGCATCTTATCTTCTGATTGTTTAATTAACCGTAAAGGAGTCGTTATGGAAATGAATGAAGGACGGAAGATTCGCTGGTATGAAGTGATGTATGTGATCGTGTTGTTGGGGCTGCTGGCGTGGAGTGTGTTCTTTATGAATCCCCACAAGGTCGCCGTGGTCGACGTGGATCGTGTATTCAAGGATGTCGGTGCGCTGCAGAAGATTGAGAAGGAACGCCAGAAACTGGATTCCTTTGTGAAGGCAAACCAGCTGCTGCAGGCGTACAAGATTCGCATGAAATCCCTCCAGGACAAGATGGCTGAAGCCAAAACGGCCACGGAGAAGGATAAAATTGTTGCCCAGATGAAGGCCGGGGATGAGCAGTTCAGTCAGAGCATTGGGCCCTTGCAGAGTGCCCTTCAGCAGTTTGATAACCTTGCGGTAGCATCTTTCCGGAAACGGTTGGGCCAGTATATCAATCAGGTCGCCTTGAAACGGGGTGCGGATGTGGTGCTGACGACGGGACCCAATCTTCCCTACTTTAGTGTCAAGGTTGACGTGACCGAGGATGTGGTCAAGGCTTCCAAGGATTTCTTTGCCAAGGATATGCCGGTAATCGACCCTGCGTTTGAGGCGGCACGTCTCAAACGATAATCCGGGTATTCGTGGATTATGGAACGACACAAACGGGGTAAAGGGAAGAAGCGACTTCTCGGTAGTCATCAGAAGTGCTGGATCTGGGGACGCAATTCCGTTGTGGAGACTTTGGCGGCGGGGCGATGGGAGATTGTGGATCTCTATCTGTCCCGCCTCCTGACCTCCTCGCAGTTGGAGCAGGCCCAGGCCCTGGCGGCCCGCCAGCGGTTGACTCCCGTCCTTGCTGACCCCGATGAGTTGACTCAGCTTTGTCACTCAAGCGAGCATCAGGGCTATCTGGCGCGGATGACTGATTTCCCATACGCCGATGAGGCGACCGTTGTGGCCGCTTTGCCCTCCTCTCCCTTTTGTGTTGTTTTGGATGGAAT contains:
- a CDS encoding DNA-binding transcriptional regulator — its product is MRPSHKVAIVTGLTEGYTRGMLRGVIEFAQSQTSWITRIGPPTSATIQHLRRWRPDGLILHYEHQHQTPYLRLGIPLVTLCTDGARGPFVGVDHGAVGRMIASHFLERGFRHLAYPRFPRPWCKEREAGLREVFTRGGGVCHFKDITMPVELRRLRDGWVDADHVLGAWIRTLPKPVGVCSTDIWSREIATACRLQGVRVPEQVAIIGVDNDELMCEACDPPLSSVAVPWEKIGFEGAALLRRLLNGEPPPTLPILIPPTGVVERRSSAIVAATDPDVATAVRYIQEHAHEPISVNDLARSVGLGQRTLERRFVKCMGASPQRSLRKVRIVRAKRLLTETQLPIKTIAARTGFSSPERLATVFRRHEGQSPMAYRRQFARADL
- a CDS encoding discoidin domain-containing protein, coding for MKKTNTDTRSTPQRLMLFGLMALVMFGAGRTVRATLITNAVIDVTDYSSSYINGSDQRVTRNTLDGILTPPAQTNWETANAEANNPSITYFLNNLYTLNSITIYNGTDGGSSRAFSNTLIEVSSDWGKTWATQSIQNLTSTAYPTTNPGQAVSNTPVNATQVRITQLSANKINVGLAEVQFDASRNLTKSSLITGVTATASSYYGGRVPNNCCDGLNKFTTDAELQWLSSAEPLPWITFNLGSIKTVNHLTIYNQNTPGYIRDVATFVISNSLDGVTYTPVTNPLDGTTTFSIKTSRGTDASGNAVYLGNIQAKYLKLKTLTKYGADNYTGLSEVEFWIAPRRGSMVTIQ
- a CDS encoding OmpH family outer membrane protein; this translates as MEMNEGRKIRWYEVMYVIVLLGLLAWSVFFMNPHKVAVVDVDRVFKDVGALQKIEKERQKLDSFVKANQLLQAYKIRMKSLQDKMAEAKTATEKDKIVAQMKAGDEQFSQSIGPLQSALQQFDNLAVASFRKRLGQYINQVALKRGADVVLTTGPNLPYFSVKVDVTEDVVKASKDFFAKDMPVIDPAFEAARLKR